In a single window of the Leptospira sanjuanensis genome:
- a CDS encoding PAS domain-containing protein — MLVVIQWLESIFESIPLPILEIWGRVGFILGFAFMISAFSGVSVRFAGGWTLKRERQSWNTQALLSIPFTFVLIFVTGYLGSFIVLVPGAQTFESLKDLSVFLCMLLFGYPALIAVPFAYGLSDLIEGVPPHFLFDWLVGYFINPACFWIAYRLIGRNPDFTRWRTWLRYLLFVAVFMVVEPQLWGYICSKQFSPSISYRNITPALFFTTSITWVIAPFAMMIALPLARKYGMFWAEIPGHVRESDFNFKTFRWERKESRFTDETTTIEGLPIRMLLVAPFILLVLVMVGATAYLNLKSSEMAADKLAGRLHQEISENINLQLDQFLEKKQREKEVVLLSGINDLLKTTNVAAHGRAIIVDRFGQVIGSSKSYRKRETSPSSDEDPVIQNAIQKLRDQLGNLNELRKPLQFQFDVVTAKPLALETWMTQATPYEDNGGNLNWILITAIPSAYYLEGVRIGSSQSAMVFAVALTSSLLIAAFLAGFVTAPIRRISNASRAMARGDFAQRVPASRLEELGSLSLTFNHMAEQLQESFRRTKASEEQFRDLVDTTPGIVWEADAATFTFTFVSQQVVDMLGYQTEEWKQPGFWAEHLHPDDREWAVEFCVRCTGRMEAHDFEYRFMKKDGSVVWLRDIVKVIVKNDQPKWLRGVMVDVTEKKQTEEKLVERNQFIESILDITPDILYIYDIEEKRNVYSNNGIEVVLGYTVAEIQEMGDKILPTLMPAEDFQRYVTEILPRYQNASDKDIIEHEYRMMHSDGKLRWLVSRELIYHRNRNGGPKQIFGIIYDITKSKEAEETILDLNANLERKIDLRTKELRKSNADLRDAVENLERIMKELKGAQDQLLLSEKLAAIGQLAAGMTHELNTPLGAITSSNRAVLEILQKDLREIPQILAALNKTESESFNFLLEESLKDAIQSEVIPDRSLKKQFNQMFKNAGFKDYEDVTSAVLDIGVYRLGERLVDLLQSEKRMSVLTAVGSLSTIVRLSNVISVASGKASHVVEALKNYLNPGGSDQEEDIFPVDIKSEIETILTLYHTKIKYGVEIVKDYRSDGICLGNGNKLNQVWINLLNNGLQSMNYQGKIEIRLEEQDSWIVTSFTDSGAGIPEEVKDKIFEPFFTTKKQGEGIGLGLDICKKIIEKMGGKIEFESVPGRTKFSVWLKSAR, encoded by the coding sequence ATGCTCGTTGTCATTCAGTGGCTTGAATCCATTTTCGAATCGATTCCGCTTCCGATTCTTGAAATCTGGGGGCGCGTCGGATTCATATTAGGATTCGCTTTTATGATCTCCGCGTTTTCCGGAGTGAGCGTAAGGTTCGCAGGCGGTTGGACCTTGAAACGAGAAAGACAATCCTGGAATACGCAGGCTCTGTTGAGCATTCCGTTTACGTTCGTTTTGATTTTCGTCACCGGTTATTTAGGCTCCTTTATCGTTTTGGTTCCCGGAGCGCAGACGTTCGAATCGCTAAAAGATCTTTCCGTTTTTCTTTGCATGCTGCTGTTCGGTTATCCCGCGCTGATCGCGGTTCCGTTCGCCTACGGCCTTTCCGATTTGATCGAAGGAGTTCCTCCTCATTTTCTTTTCGATTGGTTGGTGGGATACTTTATCAATCCTGCATGTTTTTGGATCGCGTATCGATTGATCGGTAGGAATCCCGATTTTACGAGATGGAGAACTTGGCTTCGTTATCTTCTTTTTGTCGCCGTCTTTATGGTCGTCGAACCGCAGTTATGGGGTTATATCTGTTCCAAACAATTCTCCCCTTCGATTTCCTATCGAAACATCACGCCGGCGTTGTTCTTTACCACTTCGATCACTTGGGTCATCGCTCCGTTTGCGATGATGATCGCTCTTCCTTTGGCCCGCAAATACGGAATGTTTTGGGCGGAGATTCCCGGTCATGTCCGCGAATCCGATTTTAATTTTAAAACGTTCCGTTGGGAAAGAAAGGAAAGTCGATTTACGGACGAGACGACCACGATCGAAGGTTTGCCGATTCGTATGCTTCTCGTCGCTCCGTTCATTCTTTTGGTATTGGTGATGGTCGGAGCGACCGCGTATTTGAATCTCAAAAGTTCCGAGATGGCCGCGGATAAACTTGCGGGAAGACTGCATCAGGAAATTTCGGAAAACATCAATCTCCAGTTGGATCAATTTCTCGAAAAAAAACAACGGGAGAAGGAGGTCGTTCTTCTGAGCGGAATCAACGATCTGTTGAAAACGACGAACGTAGCCGCCCACGGAAGAGCGATCATCGTGGATCGTTTCGGACAAGTGATCGGTTCCTCTAAGTCGTATCGAAAACGGGAAACTTCTCCGAGCTCGGACGAGGATCCCGTGATTCAAAACGCGATTCAGAAACTGCGGGATCAATTAGGAAATTTGAATGAACTTCGCAAGCCGCTTCAGTTTCAGTTCGACGTCGTGACCGCGAAACCCTTGGCGTTGGAAACGTGGATGACGCAGGCGACTCCGTACGAGGACAACGGCGGAAATCTGAATTGGATTTTGATCACCGCGATTCCTTCGGCTTATTATTTGGAAGGGGTTCGGATCGGAAGCAGTCAATCGGCGATGGTGTTTGCGGTGGCGTTGACTTCTTCGCTTTTGATCGCGGCGTTTTTAGCCGGATTCGTAACCGCTCCCATACGGAGAATTTCGAACGCCAGCCGTGCGATGGCAAGGGGGGATTTTGCACAACGGGTTCCTGCGAGCCGATTGGAGGAATTAGGATCCTTATCGTTAACCTTCAATCACATGGCCGAACAATTGCAGGAATCCTTTCGAAGAACCAAGGCAAGCGAGGAACAGTTCCGCGACCTTGTTGATACGACGCCCGGAATCGTATGGGAAGCGGACGCCGCCACGTTTACGTTCACGTTCGTGAGCCAGCAAGTTGTGGATATGCTCGGATATCAAACCGAGGAATGGAAACAGCCCGGATTTTGGGCGGAACATCTTCATCCGGACGATCGGGAATGGGCCGTTGAATTCTGCGTGCGCTGTACGGGAAGAATGGAAGCCCACGATTTCGAATACAGATTTATGAAGAAGGACGGAAGCGTCGTTTGGCTTCGGGACATCGTAAAGGTGATCGTAAAAAACGATCAGCCGAAGTGGCTTCGGGGCGTGATGGTGGACGTCACCGAAAAAAAACAGACCGAAGAGAAACTCGTCGAGAGGAATCAGTTCATCGAATCGATCCTCGACATTACTCCGGATATATTATATATTTATGATATAGAAGAAAAAAGGAACGTATACAGCAATAACGGGATCGAAGTCGTTCTCGGATATACGGTCGCGGAAATACAGGAGATGGGCGACAAAATTCTTCCCACATTGATGCCCGCGGAGGATTTTCAGAGATACGTGACGGAGATTCTTCCCCGTTATCAAAATGCGAGCGATAAAGATATTATAGAACATGAATATAGGATGATGCACAGCGACGGAAAGCTGCGCTGGCTCGTTTCGCGCGAACTGATCTATCACAGAAACCGAAACGGCGGTCCGAAGCAGATCTTCGGCATTATCTACGATATAACGAAGAGCAAGGAAGCGGAAGAGACGATTCTCGATCTGAACGCGAATCTGGAACGGAAGATCGATCTTAGAACGAAGGAACTCCGCAAATCCAACGCGGATCTTCGGGATGCCGTTGAAAATCTGGAACGGATCATGAAGGAATTGAAAGGCGCTCAGGATCAGCTTTTGCTTTCGGAAAAACTCGCGGCGATCGGTCAGCTTGCGGCGGGAATGACGCACGAACTCAACACGCCTCTCGGAGCGATCACTTCTTCCAACCGCGCCGTTTTGGAAATTCTGCAAAAAGATTTAAGGGAAATTCCGCAGATTCTCGCGGCGCTGAACAAAACGGAATCGGAGAGTTTCAATTTTCTATTGGAGGAAAGTCTCAAAGACGCGATTCAATCCGAAGTCATTCCCGATCGAAGTTTGAAAAAACAATTCAACCAGATGTTTAAGAACGCCGGATTCAAGGATTACGAAGACGTAACCTCGGCCGTTCTGGATATCGGAGTGTATCGATTGGGTGAAAGGTTGGTCGATCTTCTACAGTCCGAAAAAAGGATGAGCGTCTTAACGGCCGTGGGTTCTCTGTCCACGATCGTTCGACTGAGCAATGTTATATCCGTGGCGAGCGGAAAAGCTTCGCACGTGGTCGAAGCTCTGAAAAATTATTTGAATCCGGGCGGAAGCGATCAGGAAGAGGATATTTTTCCCGTAGATATAAAGTCGGAAATCGAAACGATTCTTACCCTATATCATACAAAAATCAAATACGGCGTGGAGATCGTGAAGGATTATCGTTCGGACGGGATTTGTCTCGGAAACGGCAACAAGCTCAATCAGGTTTGGATCAATCTCTTAAATAATGGTTTGCAATCCATGAATTACCAAGGGAAGATTGAAATCCGCCTCGAAGAACAAGATTCATGGATTGTAACTTCCTTTACCGATTCGGGAGCCGGAATCCCGGAAGAAGTTAAGGACAAGATCTTCGAACCGTTTTTCACCACGAAAAAACAGGGGGAGGGGATCGGATTAGGATTGGATATCTGTAAAAAGATCATAGAGAAGATGGGCGGTAAAATAGAGTTTGAGAGCGTTCCAGGAAGAACAAAGTTCAGCGTGTGGTTGAAATCCGCACGTTAG
- a CDS encoding response regulator codes for MNDTLKNNAILCVDDEPIILIALKQELKKQFGNEFQYETAINANEALEVVDELVGNGINVILILSDWRMPGIKGDEFLILVHQKYPDIQSILITGHVDEAAVERVKKEAGTYAVLPKPWDPKQLADAVKVCCNRN; via the coding sequence TTGAATGATACTTTAAAAAATAACGCGATTCTTTGTGTGGACGACGAACCGATCATTTTGATCGCGTTAAAGCAGGAACTAAAAAAACAATTCGGGAACGAGTTTCAATACGAGACAGCGATCAATGCGAACGAGGCGTTGGAGGTCGTGGACGAACTCGTCGGAAACGGAATCAACGTGATTCTCATTCTTTCCGATTGGCGTATGCCCGGAATCAAGGGAGACGAATTCTTAATTTTGGTTCATCAAAAATATCCCGATATCCAGTCCATATTGATTACGGGTCATGTGGACGAAGCCGCCGTGGAACGAGTCAAAAAAGAAGCGGGCACATATGCGGTTCTTCCGAAACCTTGGGACCCGAAACAACTCGCGGACGCGGTGAAGGTTTGTTGTAATCGAAATTAA
- a CDS encoding MBL fold metallo-hydrolase: MKVHRYNSIPEVKDIGDGIFKTEIPQPFYAPNNIYILPDGEPTIIDSGYIENLGMLQRALKTIGLSLSKIKHIIYTHNHLDHMSAALTLRYYTDAKLYAMTGMAAEIGNYVEFVQVFQRAMRRLVYKGHHDNATRATELKRVDTGIFEFNDALNNSERVDPYLDFDVELVEGDVIKAGGREIGILHTPGHNRWHLTPYILGEKIYFTGDLVLQNISSIYAEIDGNLYDYHQSLDRLSKLPIRRLLPAHGAEPEDPQRAIKLLSKTLNLLERGVVRRLKENDQDLSTLVLEAMGEKVANSGYYNTALAILHSLIRKLIDQGQVQVLEIDPPYEKYRWIGGD, translated from the coding sequence ATGAAAGTCCACCGATATAACTCTATTCCGGAAGTAAAGGATATCGGAGACGGAATCTTTAAAACCGAAATCCCCCAACCTTTCTACGCACCTAACAACATTTACATTCTTCCCGACGGCGAACCGACCATCATCGATTCGGGTTATATCGAAAATCTCGGGATGCTTCAGCGCGCTCTAAAGACGATCGGCCTTTCCCTCAGCAAAATCAAACATATCATCTACACGCACAATCATCTCGATCATATGAGCGCAGCGCTTACGCTTCGTTATTATACGGATGCGAAATTATACGCGATGACAGGGATGGCGGCGGAGATCGGCAACTACGTCGAATTCGTCCAGGTTTTTCAACGGGCGATGAGAAGGCTCGTATACAAGGGACATCATGACAACGCGACGAGAGCGACGGAGCTTAAACGGGTAGATACGGGTATATTCGAATTTAATGATGCGCTGAACAACTCCGAACGGGTCGATCCGTATCTCGACTTCGACGTGGAACTCGTGGAAGGGGACGTCATCAAAGCCGGCGGAAGGGAAATCGGAATTCTCCATACGCCCGGACACAACCGCTGGCATTTAACGCCCTATATACTCGGCGAAAAGATCTACTTTACGGGCGATCTCGTATTGCAGAACATCTCTTCGATTTATGCGGAGATCGACGGGAATTTATACGACTATCATCAATCTTTGGATCGTCTTTCCAAACTTCCGATCCGGAGACTTCTTCCCGCGCACGGAGCCGAACCGGAGGATCCGCAAAGGGCGATCAAATTACTTTCAAAAACTCTAAACCTTTTGGAACGGGGAGTCGTGCGTCGTCTGAAAGAGAACGATCAGGATCTTTCCACGTTGGTTCTCGAAGCGATGGGAGAGAAGGTCGCAAACAGCGGATATTACAACACGGCGCTTGCGATTCTCCATTCTTTGATTCGAAAGCTGATCGATCAGGGGCAAGTGCAGGTATTGGAAATCGATCCTCCTTATGAAAAATACAGATGGATCGGCGGGGATTGA
- a CDS encoding ribonuclease H-like domain-containing protein produces the protein MLEHTFCHLPGIDSVEEKNLWQKGIYDWKDLKVYLKDESIPIRNLILDALEFSKKELERENFFYFFHVLSAKHHWRLFPKIRKKLLYLDIETTGLGSDDRTTVIGTYDGEEYRSYVRGFNLDFFLDNLRQDQIFVSYNGIGFDVPFLEKEFNVRFRNNHIDIMFFLRSLGIKGGLKGCEKALGIHRPEEAAINGIEAVRLWKQYVDYDDTDALKILEGYNREDTVNLEILFVKGYNLKIKETPFYGEIIQEPERRG, from the coding sequence ATGTTGGAGCATACGTTCTGCCATCTTCCGGGAATCGATTCCGTCGAGGAAAAAAACCTTTGGCAAAAGGGAATCTACGATTGGAAGGATCTCAAAGTCTATCTCAAGGACGAATCCATTCCGATCCGTAATCTCATCTTAGACGCATTGGAATTTTCCAAAAAAGAATTGGAACGGGAGAACTTCTTTTATTTCTTCCACGTTCTTTCCGCAAAACATCACTGGAGACTTTTTCCGAAGATCCGTAAAAAACTTTTGTATCTCGATATCGAAACGACCGGACTCGGAAGCGACGACCGTACGACCGTCATCGGAACCTACGACGGGGAAGAATACCGTTCTTACGTGAGGGGCTTCAACTTGGATTTCTTCTTGGACAATCTGAGACAGGATCAAATTTTCGTTTCCTACAACGGAATCGGCTTCGACGTCCCCTTTTTGGAAAAGGAATTCAACGTGCGTTTTCGAAACAATCATATCGATATTATGTTTTTCTTAAGATCTCTCGGAATCAAAGGCGGACTCAAAGGCTGCGAAAAAGCCCTGGGAATTCACAGACCGGAAGAGGCTGCGATCAACGGAATCGAAGCGGTTCGGCTGTGGAAACAATACGTCGATTACGACGACACGGACGCTCTGAAAATTCTGGAAGGTTATAACCGGGAAGACACCGTAAATCTTGAAATCCTTTTCGTAAAAGGCTATAATCTGAAAATCAAAGAAACCCCGTTTTACGGAGAAATCATACAAGAACCCGAAAGACGCGGATAA